In Geobacter anodireducens, a genomic segment contains:
- a CDS encoding preprotein translocase subunit TatA, with translation MFGIGMPELIVILVIALIVIGPQKLPDIARSLGKGLAEFKRASDDFQRNLAEEVRTLDDKEKAEKGEAAAEPVKRDLAAEVKAYEDQAASGAHQGGPAPVAGNPESEEKTA, from the coding sequence ATGTTTGGAATCGGGATGCCGGAGCTTATCGTCATACTCGTCATCGCCCTGATCGTCATCGGGCCCCAGAAGCTCCCCGACATCGCCCGTTCGCTCGGCAAGGGGCTGGCGGAGTTCAAGCGCGCCTCGGACGATTTCCAGCGGAACCTGGCTGAAGAGGTCCGGACGCTGGATGATAAGGAAAAGGCGGAAAAGGGGGAGGCCGCTGCCGAGCCTGTCAAGCGGGACCTGGCTGCCGAGGTAAAGGCCTACGAGGACCAGGCCGCCAGTGGGGCGCATCAGGGCGGACCGGCCCCGGTTGCGGGCAACCCGGAATCCGAGGAAAAAACAGCCTAG
- a CDS encoding tol-pal system protein, with translation MKQLTMPLTALALFTLGGCVTSSDLDVVRRDLDELKNRQFQMEKEVGGVRTEATARIESSFKDLDSERAGVRKGLADLQAAMDGIKVDMQVLAGTLDDVKLAAKKPGDDLTLLREDLERRLTALDQRLAKTETGIEALQKKVAEQATPPKEAEKPTPEALYQKGLDAYRAGNYGVARESFTRFLEQHPKHELAANARYWTGETYYSEKKFEQAILEFQEVIKNYPGKEKVPAAMLKQAAAFSEIGDAKSARFVLRKLVDDYPASEEAKRAKDRLKELK, from the coding sequence ATGAAACAGTTGACCATGCCTTTGACTGCCCTGGCCCTTTTCACCCTCGGAGGGTGTGTCACCAGCAGTGACCTTGACGTTGTCCGGCGCGATCTGGACGAACTCAAGAACCGCCAGTTCCAGATGGAGAAAGAGGTCGGCGGCGTACGGACCGAGGCGACTGCACGCATTGAGAGCTCATTCAAGGACCTGGACTCGGAACGGGCCGGAGTACGCAAGGGGCTGGCCGACCTGCAGGCGGCCATGGACGGGATAAAGGTGGACATGCAAGTCCTTGCGGGCACCCTGGACGACGTTAAGCTCGCCGCCAAGAAACCGGGCGACGATCTGACCCTCCTGCGGGAGGATCTGGAGCGCAGGCTTACGGCCCTTGACCAGCGCCTGGCCAAGACCGAGACAGGGATCGAGGCGCTGCAGAAAAAGGTTGCCGAGCAGGCAACCCCGCCGAAGGAGGCGGAAAAGCCGACTCCCGAAGCCCTGTACCAGAAGGGTCTTGACGCCTACCGGGCGGGAAATTACGGCGTTGCCCGCGAAAGCTTTACCCGCTTCCTGGAACAGCATCCCAAGCACGAACTGGCGGCCAACGCCCGGTACTGGACGGGCGAAACCTACTACAGCGAGAAAAAATTCGAACAGGCGATCCTGGAGTTCCAGGAGGTCATCAAGAACTACCCGGGCAAGGAAAAGGTGCCGGCCGCCATGCTCAAGCAGGCAGCGGCCTTCTCTGAGATCGGCGATGCCAAAAGCGCCCGCTTCGTCCTCCGCAAGCTCGTGGACGACTACCCCGCCTCCGAGGAGGCCAAACGGGCAAAAGACAGGCTCAAGGAGCTGAAATGA
- a CDS encoding peptidoglycan-associated lipoprotein, which yields MHSRTLGVVALACFALSLVGGCAKKEMVKPDQAAPPVAAAPASPAPQPAQPREEPVKAQTITEAPVAVASQTSDTSGRAEAAETSLERIYFEFDAFVLSQTARDTLSRNAEALLKKMPNAKVSIEGHCDERGSDEYNLALGEKRAKAAMSYLITLGVPAARLSIISYGEEKPLDPGHSEEAWAKNRRAEFVIVK from the coding sequence ATGCATTCTCGCACACTCGGTGTCGTTGCCCTGGCTTGCTTCGCCCTGTCTCTCGTCGGCGGTTGCGCAAAGAAGGAAATGGTGAAACCCGACCAGGCCGCTCCGCCGGTTGCCGCCGCGCCCGCATCGCCGGCGCCGCAGCCTGCCCAGCCCAGAGAGGAACCGGTCAAAGCCCAGACCATAACCGAAGCCCCCGTGGCGGTGGCTTCACAGACATCGGACACCTCAGGCAGAGCCGAGGCCGCCGAAACATCCCTTGAACGCATCTATTTCGAGTTCGACGCGTTCGTCCTCTCCCAGACCGCCCGCGACACGCTCTCCCGCAATGCCGAGGCGCTGCTGAAGAAGATGCCCAACGCCAAGGTATCCATCGAAGGGCATTGCGACGAGCGCGGCTCCGACGAATACAACCTGGCTCTTGGTGAAAAGCGGGCAAAGGCGGCCATGAGCTACCTGATCACCCTGGGCGTGCCGGCCGCACGGCTGTCGATCATCAGCTACGGCGAGGAAAAACCCCTCGACCCCGGCCACAGCGAAGAGGCCTGGGCGAAAAACCGGCGGGCTGAATTCGTGATCGTAAAATAA
- a CDS encoding Tol-Pal system beta propeller repeat protein TolB, protein MKRVRIIATLLALLVAAVMPAVIHSEDVYREVTASGAHNLTLAVDNPRNLGGADDAALARDMAEVLRFDMTLAGPFSVVAPPAGTAPGGIRPGEFDLGSWRNAGVDLLVKSGYTIAGDSVTVEFRLYNATQGRELAAKRYTGKRSDLRRITHTFSDDIMQAMTGERGPFTGKIAFVSTESGNKEIYLMDYDGHTVQRLTKNRSINLNPDFSPNGRELAYTSYRRGNPDLFRREIFTGTEAVVSSHRGINVTGTWSPDGKQLALAMSRDGNSEIYVISRDGREPRRLTTHQAIDVSPAWSPDGKRIAFVSDRLGKPQVFIMNADGSDVRRLTTSGAYNVSPRWSPKGDRIVYCRQEGGFQIYSIAPDGTDDTRLTSEGSNEHPRWSPDGRFLTFSSTRDGGEAIYVMRSDGSGQTRVYRSKGKASHPAWSPRW, encoded by the coding sequence ATGAAACGCGTACGAATCATTGCCACGCTCCTCGCCCTGCTGGTCGCCGCCGTCATGCCGGCGGTGATCCATTCCGAGGATGTCTACCGCGAGGTGACCGCTTCGGGGGCGCACAACCTCACCCTTGCCGTGGATAATCCACGGAATCTCGGCGGTGCCGACGATGCCGCCCTGGCCCGGGACATGGCCGAAGTACTCAGGTTCGACATGACCTTGGCGGGCCCCTTCAGCGTGGTGGCTCCGCCGGCGGGCACCGCGCCGGGGGGAATTCGCCCCGGCGAGTTCGACCTGGGCTCCTGGAGGAACGCCGGCGTTGATCTGCTGGTCAAGAGCGGCTACACCATCGCCGGTGACTCTGTCACCGTGGAGTTCCGCCTCTACAACGCCACCCAGGGACGCGAGCTCGCTGCCAAGCGCTATACCGGCAAACGCTCGGATCTGCGCCGGATCACCCACACCTTTTCCGACGACATCATGCAGGCAATGACCGGGGAACGGGGCCCCTTCACGGGCAAGATCGCCTTTGTCTCCACCGAGAGCGGCAACAAGGAGATCTACCTGATGGACTACGACGGGCACACCGTGCAGCGTCTCACGAAGAACCGCTCCATCAACCTGAACCCCGATTTTTCCCCCAACGGCCGTGAGCTCGCCTATACCTCCTATCGTCGCGGCAATCCGGATCTTTTCCGGCGCGAAATATTCACCGGAACGGAAGCGGTGGTATCGTCACACCGGGGCATCAACGTTACCGGCACCTGGTCCCCGGACGGCAAACAACTGGCCCTTGCCATGAGCCGGGACGGCAATTCCGAAATCTACGTAATTTCCCGGGACGGCAGGGAGCCCAGACGGCTCACCACCCACCAGGCCATTGATGTTTCACCCGCCTGGTCTCCGGATGGCAAGCGGATCGCCTTTGTCTCGGACCGGCTCGGCAAGCCCCAGGTATTCATCATGAACGCCGACGGCTCCGACGTGCGGCGGCTCACAACCAGCGGCGCCTACAATGTCTCGCCCCGCTGGTCGCCCAAGGGAGACAGGATCGTCTACTGCCGTCAGGAGGGGGGCTTCCAGATCTACTCCATCGCACCGGACGGAACCGACGACACCCGCCTCACCAGCGAAGGAAGCAACGAGCATCCCCGCTGGTCCCCGGACGGACGGTTTCTGACGTTCAGTTCCACCCGCGACGGAGGCGAAGCCATCTACGTCATGCGTTCCGACGGCAGCGGCCAGACGCGGGTCTACCGAAGCAAGGGAAAAGCATCCCATCCGGCTTGGTCACCACGATGGTAA
- a CDS encoding energy transducer TonB, whose product MNRSITHRESGLGWGFAASALLHLALAALALVVRFQVPRYTEAPVYYVDVVNLPVASPRAGSPTVGGAPPEPPPPASQAMTISRPAPRAPAAVGKKSSTTADTGKEFEDRLSALKRNVDERRQEAAFDALRRKVNGSGRAEPAGMPGATGTQAGSDYAAYIQSRLRDAFRYTIAHQSKTPEVVIRLTIDPHGRVARQRIERSTGDRIFEESVMKAIAMAEKTFTPPPSGGEFETGFIFRPEGVGKR is encoded by the coding sequence ATGAATCGCAGTATCACCCATCGAGAATCGGGCCTTGGCTGGGGGTTCGCGGCATCGGCTCTGCTTCACCTGGCCCTCGCCGCACTGGCCCTGGTCGTCCGCTTTCAGGTACCGCGCTACACGGAGGCCCCGGTCTACTATGTGGACGTGGTGAACCTGCCGGTAGCATCTCCGAGAGCCGGAAGCCCCACGGTCGGCGGAGCCCCTCCCGAGCCGCCCCCTCCCGCCAGCCAGGCCATGACCATTTCCCGGCCGGCACCCCGCGCTCCTGCCGCTGTTGGCAAAAAATCGTCCACCACAGCCGACACCGGCAAAGAGTTCGAAGATCGGCTTTCCGCGCTCAAACGCAATGTGGACGAGCGGCGCCAGGAAGCGGCTTTCGATGCTCTCAGGCGCAAAGTGAACGGCAGCGGCCGGGCTGAACCGGCAGGAATGCCCGGTGCGACCGGCACCCAGGCCGGAAGCGATTACGCCGCGTACATCCAGTCACGTCTCAGGGACGCCTTCCGCTACACCATCGCCCACCAGTCAAAGACGCCCGAAGTGGTGATCCGGCTGACCATAGACCCCCACGGCCGCGTAGCGCGCCAGCGGATCGAACGCTCGACCGGCGACCGGATATTCGAGGAATCGGTCATGAAGGCCATCGCCATGGCGGAGAAAACGTTCACTCCGCCGCCGTCCGGGGGGGAGTTCGAAACCGGCTTCATCTTCAGGCCGGAGGGGGTAGGGAAGAGATAA
- a CDS encoding protein TolR: protein MEVGSRNSGDRGTMSQINVTPLVDVMLVLLIIFMVTAPMMQQGVQVNLPKAETKAMTAQDEAVVVSIDRAGKVFVNSTEVASGDLTAKLTAMVANRAKKEVFLKADRDVPYGQVVKTMAEIKGAGIERLGMVTEPAPGK, encoded by the coding sequence ATGGAAGTCGGCAGCAGAAACAGCGGCGACCGCGGCACCATGTCGCAGATCAATGTCACCCCCCTGGTTGACGTCATGCTCGTGCTCCTCATCATTTTCATGGTGACTGCACCCATGATGCAGCAGGGGGTCCAGGTAAATCTTCCCAAGGCCGAAACCAAGGCCATGACCGCCCAGGACGAGGCGGTGGTGGTCTCCATCGACCGGGCCGGCAAGGTGTTCGTGAACAGCACCGAAGTGGCCTCCGGCGACCTCACGGCCAAGCTGACCGCCATGGTGGCAAACCGGGCCAAGAAGGAGGTTTTCCTGAAGGCCGACCGGGATGTCCCCTACGGCCAGGTGGTCAAGACCATGGCCGAAATCAAAGGTGCCGGCATCGAGCGGCTCGGCATGGTGACGGAGCCCGCGCCGGGGAAATGA
- a CDS encoding Tol-Pal system subunit TolQ, producing the protein MTLFAGTGLVVKLVLVVLIFFSVVSWAIIFFKLLQINRANGESDRFLDFFWKTKRFDAISSQLDRFGNSPLSVLFSEGYAELRRLLDKGGEQRDEPGVVSTDLGGIENIARALRRATTSEITRLEKYVTFLATTGSTAPFIGLFGTVWGIMNAFKGIGETGSASLAVVAPGIAEALIATAIGLVAAIPAVMAYNHFQHKIKVLIASMDNFSTEFLNIVQRTFAGK; encoded by the coding sequence GTGACACTTTTCGCTGGGACCGGGCTGGTGGTCAAGCTGGTGCTGGTCGTGCTCATCTTCTTTTCCGTGGTTTCCTGGGCCATCATTTTCTTCAAGCTCCTGCAGATCAACCGGGCAAACGGCGAGTCGGACCGGTTCCTTGACTTCTTCTGGAAAACCAAGCGTTTCGATGCCATCAGCTCCCAACTGGACCGGTTCGGAAACTCCCCCCTCTCGGTGCTGTTCAGCGAAGGCTACGCCGAATTGCGCCGGCTTCTCGACAAAGGAGGAGAACAGCGGGACGAGCCGGGCGTGGTGAGCACCGACCTGGGAGGGATCGAGAACATCGCCCGTGCGCTGCGCCGCGCGACCACCTCGGAGATCACCAGGCTGGAGAAGTACGTGACCTTCCTGGCCACCACCGGCTCCACGGCACCCTTCATCGGGCTGTTCGGGACGGTCTGGGGGATCATGAACGCATTCAAGGGAATCGGTGAAACCGGCTCCGCATCGCTGGCCGTCGTGGCACCGGGCATTGCCGAGGCGCTGATCGCCACCGCCATCGGCCTGGTGGCTGCCATCCCGGCGGTCATGGCCTACAACCACTTCCAGCACAAGATCAAGGTCCTCATCGCCTCCATGGACAACTTCTCCACCGAATTCCTCAACATCGTCCAGCGGACCTTTGCGGGAAAATAG
- a CDS encoding coproporphyrinogen III oxidase, producing MSEPLHLYVHIPFCLKKCRYCSFVSRSDAPLAIDDYASLVAREMEMRVAAANPPPLSPATTLYLGGGTPSLLSPAAVERIIGAAARCYGLGPGAEITLEANPGTVTFQRLADFRSAGVNRLSLGVQSFDDGMLALLGRLHTARQAREAVAAARRAGFDNIGIDLIHSLPGQTPDQWREQLACAVALTPDHVSAYGLTVEEGTPFGVMEERGVLVLPDEEGSALMFEATAAVLVSAGFEHYEIANFARPLRRSRHNQAYWLRRNYLGFGAGAHSFLRVPAFGVRWKNPDDLELYHDTLAAAELPGEAESALSRADAMAEYFFLGLRLLDGVREEDFAREFGDTVKNVYGCEVDRLCSAELLVRGGGRLKLTPRGTILANRVFASFL from the coding sequence ATGAGTGAGCCGCTGCATCTCTACGTCCATATCCCTTTCTGCCTGAAGAAGTGCCGTTACTGCTCTTTCGTTTCACGGTCGGACGCGCCCCTGGCGATCGACGACTACGCATCCCTCGTGGCCCGGGAGATGGAGATGCGGGTCGCGGCGGCGAATCCCCCCCCCCTCTCTCCAGCGACTACCCTCTACCTTGGCGGAGGGACCCCGTCGCTTCTGTCGCCGGCGGCCGTGGAGCGCATCATCGGTGCGGCAGCGCGCTGCTATGGCCTTGGCCCCGGCGCGGAGATAACCCTGGAGGCCAATCCCGGCACCGTCACCTTCCAGCGGCTCGCCGATTTCCGCTCCGCGGGGGTGAATCGCCTCTCCCTGGGCGTCCAGTCCTTCGACGACGGGATGCTGGCCCTGCTGGGCCGGCTCCACACCGCCCGCCAAGCGAGGGAGGCCGTTGCGGCGGCCCGCCGTGCCGGCTTCGACAATATCGGCATCGACCTCATCCACTCGCTTCCCGGTCAGACGCCCGACCAATGGCGCGAGCAACTGGCCTGTGCCGTGGCTCTTACTCCCGATCACGTTTCGGCCTACGGTCTCACGGTTGAGGAGGGCACCCCCTTCGGGGTCATGGAGGAGCGGGGAGTGCTGGTGCTGCCCGATGAAGAGGGGTCGGCCCTCATGTTCGAAGCCACGGCGGCCGTGCTGGTCTCAGCCGGCTTCGAGCACTACGAGATCGCCAATTTTGCCCGTCCCCTCCGGCGTTCGCGCCACAATCAGGCTTACTGGCTCCGTCGGAACTATCTGGGGTTCGGCGCGGGCGCCCATTCCTTTTTGCGCGTTCCGGCCTTTGGCGTGCGCTGGAAGAATCCCGACGACCTGGAGCTCTATCATGACACCCTTGCGGCGGCGGAGCTTCCCGGGGAGGCGGAGTCGGCCCTTTCCCGCGCCGACGCCATGGCCGAGTATTTTTTCCTCGGGCTCCGACTGCTGGACGGGGTGCGGGAAGAGGATTTTGCCCGGGAGTTCGGCGATACGGTGAAAAACGTGTACGGCTGCGAAGTGGACCGCCTCTGCTCGGCAGAACTCCTCGTGCGCGGGGGGGGGCGGCTGAAGCTCACCCCCCGGGGGACCATCCTCGCCAACCGGGTATTCGCCTCCTTCCTCTGA
- a CDS encoding heat-inducible transcriptional repressor HrcA, with protein sequence MTDISERNKLILEAIIEDYISTAEPVGSRAVTKRHGLTLSPATVRNVMADLEEMGFLVSPHTSAGRVPTDKAYRFYVDSLLAVRRIDKAERERIRKRYVGAGRDIGAVLHETSRLLSSVSHYTGIVLAPRFSATIFRHIEFVKLGGRRILAILVADNGAVQNRLIESDEEFSSEELIRMSNYLNELLVGVPVGQVRMRMLEEMRNEKVLYDKLLARALQFSEQSLNDDGAQIFIEGQTNILEQPEFADSRRMRDLFRAFEEKNQLVGLLDRCLDAQGVQIFIGAETHLSQMEGLSIITSTYLTGKNTLGVLGVIGPTRMGYAKVIPIVDYTAKLVSRLLEGE encoded by the coding sequence ATGACAGATATTTCCGAGCGTAACAAGCTTATCCTCGAAGCCATCATCGAGGATTACATCTCGACGGCGGAGCCGGTCGGCAGCCGTGCCGTGACCAAGCGCCACGGCCTGACCCTGTCGCCGGCAACGGTGCGCAACGTCATGGCCGACCTGGAGGAGATGGGGTTCCTCGTCTCTCCCCACACCTCGGCGGGGCGGGTGCCCACCGACAAGGCCTACCGCTTCTACGTGGACTCGCTCCTGGCGGTTCGGCGCATCGACAAGGCCGAGCGGGAGCGGATCCGCAAGCGCTATGTGGGGGCCGGCCGGGATATCGGCGCCGTCCTTCACGAAACGAGCCGGCTGCTCTCCTCGGTTTCCCACTACACCGGGATCGTCCTGGCTCCCCGCTTCTCAGCCACTATTTTCCGGCACATCGAGTTCGTAAAGCTGGGAGGGCGCCGTATCCTCGCCATCCTGGTGGCCGATAACGGCGCAGTCCAGAACCGTCTCATCGAATCCGACGAGGAGTTTTCCTCCGAAGAGCTGATCAGGATGTCCAACTACCTGAACGAGCTTCTGGTGGGGGTGCCGGTGGGCCAGGTCCGCATGCGGATGCTGGAGGAGATGAGGAACGAGAAGGTCCTTTACGACAAGCTCCTCGCCCGTGCGCTCCAGTTTTCGGAGCAGAGCCTGAATGACGACGGGGCCCAGATCTTCATCGAGGGGCAGACCAATATCCTTGAACAACCCGAGTTCGCCGACTCGCGGCGGATGCGGGATCTTTTCCGGGCGTTCGAGGAAAAGAATCAACTGGTGGGGCTCCTGGACCGGTGCCTCGATGCCCAGGGCGTCCAGATCTTCATCGGCGCCGAAACCCATCTCAGCCAGATGGAGGGATTGAGCATCATCACCTCCACGTACCTCACGGGCAAGAACACCCTCGGTGTACTCGGGGTCATCGGCCCGACTCGCATGGGCTATGCCAAGGTGATCCCCATCGTCGACTATACCGCGAAGCTGGTCAGCAGGCTCCTGGAAGGGGAATAG
- a CDS encoding nucleotide exchange factor GrpE (with DnaK and DnaJ acts in response to hyperosmotic and heat shock by preventing the aggregation of stress-denatured proteins; may act as a thermosensor), whose product MDKKKHGTAQGADETITAAGHAGEAAQGKGEDVRHLAGDERIGQLEAELAAKEAEAAANWDKFVRERADLENYRRRTQKEKEELLKYGNESLLQDILPVVDSMERALGHADSESLSAVIEGIRMTHGMLVGTLKKFGVVAVEAGRGTVFDPAYHQAMCQVEVAELPPNTVVEVFQRGYLLNERLLRPAMVSVATVPKDAA is encoded by the coding sequence GTGGATAAAAAGAAACACGGCACCGCACAGGGTGCAGATGAAACCATCACGGCCGCTGGCCATGCCGGCGAAGCCGCCCAGGGGAAGGGCGAAGACGTACGGCACCTTGCCGGCGACGAGCGGATCGGGCAGCTTGAGGCCGAACTGGCGGCCAAGGAGGCCGAGGCGGCTGCGAACTGGGACAAATTCGTGCGTGAGCGGGCCGACCTGGAGAACTATCGCCGTCGGACCCAGAAAGAGAAGGAAGAGCTGCTCAAGTACGGCAACGAGAGCCTCCTGCAGGACATCCTGCCGGTGGTGGACAGCATGGAGCGGGCCTTGGGCCATGCGGACAGTGAAAGCCTGTCCGCGGTTATCGAGGGAATCAGGATGACCCACGGCATGCTGGTGGGCACCTTGAAGAAATTCGGCGTGGTCGCCGTGGAGGCCGGCCGGGGAACTGTCTTCGATCCGGCGTATCACCAGGCCATGTGCCAGGTGGAGGTTGCCGAGCTTCCCCCCAATACGGTGGTCGAGGTCTTCCAGAGGGGGTATCTGCTGAACGAACGGCTCCTTCGCCCCGCCATGGTATCCGTGGCCACAGTGCCCAAGGATGCCGCGTAA
- the dnaK gene encoding molecular chaperone DnaK (heat shock protein 70; assists in folding of nascent polypeptide chains; refolding of misfolded proteins; utilizes ATPase activity to help fold; co-chaperones are DnaJ and GrpE; multiple copies in some bacteria), producing MSKVIGIDLGTTNSCVSVMEGGEPVVIANAEGSRTTPSMVAFAESGERLVGQQAKRQAVTNPENTLFAIKRLIGRKYDTEEVRKDISISPFKIVKADNGDAWVEARGKMYSPPEISAMVLQKMKQTAEDYLGETVTDAVITVPAYFNDSQRQATKDAGKIAGLNVLRIINEPTAAALAYGLDKKKDEKIAVFDLGGGTFDISILELGDGVFEVKSTNGDTFLGGEDFDQRVIDWIADEFKKDQGIDLRGDKMALQRLKEAAEKAKCELSTSMETDINLPFITADATGPKHLTMKLSRAKLEALCADLLNKLEGPCRTALKDAGLSPSEVDEVILVGGMTRMPAVQKRVQEIFGKVPNKGVNPDEVVAIGAAIQGGVLRGDVKDVLLLDVTPLSLGIETLGSVMTKLIEKNTTIPCRKSQVFSTASDNQPAVTIHVLQGEREMAIDNKTLGNFELTGIPPAPRGVPQIEVTFDIDANGIVHVSAKDLGTGKEQSIRITASSGLSKDEIDKMVKEAEAHSADDKKKRELVEARNHADTLIYSTEKSLKEYGDKIGADEKAKIEECLANLKKAMEGSDVDVLKKTTDELTQASHKLAEAVYAKAQAEGGQPGGEAAGEPSAADEKVVDADFEEVKDDKK from the coding sequence ATGAGCAAAGTAATCGGTATCGACCTCGGCACCACCAACTCCTGCGTTTCCGTCATGGAAGGTGGTGAGCCGGTTGTCATAGCCAACGCAGAAGGAAGTCGCACCACCCCGTCCATGGTTGCCTTTGCCGAGAGCGGCGAGCGGCTGGTGGGCCAGCAGGCCAAGCGCCAGGCGGTGACCAATCCGGAGAACACCCTGTTCGCCATCAAGCGGCTCATCGGCCGCAAGTACGATACGGAAGAGGTCCGCAAGGACATCTCCATCTCCCCCTTCAAGATCGTCAAGGCCGACAACGGCGACGCCTGGGTTGAGGCGCGCGGCAAGATGTACTCGCCCCCCGAGATCTCGGCCATGGTGCTCCAGAAGATGAAGCAGACCGCCGAGGACTACCTGGGCGAGACCGTGACCGACGCGGTCATCACCGTCCCGGCCTACTTCAACGACTCCCAGCGCCAGGCCACCAAGGACGCCGGCAAGATCGCCGGCCTGAACGTCCTGCGGATCATCAACGAGCCGACCGCCGCCGCATTGGCCTATGGCCTCGACAAGAAGAAGGACGAGAAGATCGCCGTCTTCGACCTGGGGGGCGGAACCTTTGATATTTCCATCCTGGAACTGGGAGACGGCGTCTTCGAGGTGAAGTCCACCAACGGCGACACCTTCCTCGGCGGCGAGGACTTTGATCAGCGGGTCATCGACTGGATCGCCGACGAGTTCAAGAAGGATCAGGGAATCGACCTGCGCGGCGACAAGATGGCCCTGCAGCGCCTCAAGGAGGCCGCCGAGAAGGCCAAGTGCGAGCTCTCCACCTCCATGGAGACCGACATCAACCTTCCCTTTATCACCGCCGACGCCACCGGGCCCAAGCACCTCACCATGAAGCTGTCCCGGGCGAAGCTCGAAGCCCTCTGTGCCGACCTGCTCAACAAGCTGGAGGGGCCCTGCCGCACCGCTCTCAAGGATGCCGGCCTGTCCCCCTCCGAGGTGGACGAAGTGATCCTGGTCGGCGGCATGACCCGCATGCCGGCGGTCCAGAAGAGGGTCCAGGAGATATTTGGCAAGGTTCCCAATAAGGGGGTGAACCCCGATGAGGTGGTCGCCATCGGCGCAGCCATCCAGGGCGGGGTGCTCAGGGGCGACGTGAAGGACGTGCTGCTGCTCGACGTGACCCCCCTCTCGCTCGGCATCGAGACCCTCGGCAGCGTCATGACCAAGCTCATCGAGAAGAACACCACCATCCCGTGCCGCAAGAGCCAGGTCTTCTCCACGGCCAGCGACAATCAGCCGGCGGTAACCATCCACGTGCTCCAGGGCGAGCGGGAGATGGCGATCGACAACAAGACGTTGGGGAATTTCGAGTTGACCGGCATCCCGCCGGCACCCCGCGGAGTGCCCCAGATCGAGGTAACCTTCGACATCGACGCCAACGGCATCGTCCATGTCTCCGCCAAGGACCTGGGCACCGGCAAGGAGCAATCCATCAGGATCACCGCCTCCTCCGGCCTCTCCAAGGATGAGATCGACAAGATGGTCAAGGAGGCCGAAGCGCATTCCGCCGATGACAAGAAGAAGCGGGAGCTGGTGGAGGCCCGTAATCACGCCGATACCCTCATCTACTCAACCGAGAAGTCCCTCAAGGAATACGGGGACAAGATTGGCGCCGACGAGAAGGCCAAGATTGAAGAATGCCTTGCAAACCTCAAAAAGGCCATGGAGGGAAGCGATGTAGACGTCCTCAAGAAGACCACGGATGAGCTCACCCAGGCTTCCCACAAGCTGGCCGAGGCGGTCTACGCCAAGGCCCAGGCCGAAGGCGGCCAGCCGGGCGGTGAAGCGGCGGGTGAACCCTCTGCCGCGGACGAGAAGGTTGTTGACGCTGATTTCGAAGAGGTCAAGGACGACAAGAAGTAG